TCCATTCCTCCTGGCATGATTCTTGAGCTGTAGTAAGCAGAGTGAAATAATTATAACAGCTATTATTATTTTACAAATTGAGGAAGGGCTACATATAAGAGGGTGTATGCTCACCAAAGAAAGCAAAAGACCATTTAAACTGCGTGAAACAATCATTAAGTCATTTACATGTTTACAAGTAAGTCAGATAAAAGCAGCACACGTACAACAAATCGAGAAGGAAGAAAGCGAATAAAGTATAAGATTGCATAATAGAAAAAGTAGGCCATGAGCTGTTGCATACTCATAAGTAATCTTCAAGAGGTTGTCACGCGCTTGGCATAAGAGGTTGAGATTATCGATAATCTGAAAAATGATAAATAGGGGGGGTCACTTAAGTGTTGACAGAAGAACCACACACAGACGAAACGCGCCAAACATACAGTCTTTTAATTCCAAATCACCATTAAAGCTATCCAAGCTCACTTTTAGTTATCGACTTCAAAAAAGGGGCATAACTATAAACTACAAATAAGTTTGATTACAAAAAGACCATTGAGATTCACCAATTTCtaaatttgtcaaaaaaaaaggtaGACGAAATTTCATaacagagagaaaaataaaaattacaagatGAAATTTCCCAAGGAGGATGCAGGTAGTATTTATCGATAAGAAAATTGTGACTACCGGGACCAGAAATTATATATTTCAATGTGTAGGTTCTTCCAATATAAAGCAAAAGATACTATCTATAATATTGAAATAGATGCCTTACCTGCAAAGTTGAGAAATTAGCAGCTATTCTATTGAAGGCCTGCTCGTTTCGCTCAAAAAGTACCCCTGTAACACCACCGATGACTGCGAGCAGCAGAGCATGGTTTTTTAATAACATTAGACTGCCAATTTCATAGAAATTAttacaaaaattcaaatattaaCAAATTGAGATTCCTCGCAAAAGATATCACATGCAATAAACTAGAAATTGGCATGAATAATAATCCCACAACGTACACAAACCATCTAATCATATTTAATTCAAAAGCGGTTCTCCATTACATCTAATTATTTGAAACTATATACTTTCACTGGCAGCCTTTATCCCTGCCCTCTTAACTCAACTATTTTGTTACTACTTCACTTTAAAGTAATATTTGTAAACACAAACTGACTGAATCATGCCATCTGAAAGAAGAAAGCTTCGGTAGATAAGAAATTCATACTTTCCCCAAGTAATAGCTATTAGAACTCCGCACAACACAACATGAAATTTCACTAGGTGCAACACAAGAATTTTTTTCCCAAAGAAGACCTCACCTCTGTCACCATCATCGTCATAGTCCACCAGTGAAACTGAAGGTGCATATGGTGGAACATTTTGCCAGGTTGAGAGCTGAGAAGGATCAAAAGCTCCTTCCGGAGCAGCAAAAGGTAAAAAATAAATGTCCAACCAGTTACAAACAAAACCATACGAGGTGTAATAATGTTTTACGTATCAACACAAAGtatgaaaaaagagagaagaaaagaaaaccatatACCTTGTCAtcttcactttttctttttaaacaattttctcCCTTGCTTCCGTTACTAATTTCCTTTTTCTGAAAGAAATAAGTCAGCTTGTTAAAAACAAGCGAAAACTCAGATCCCTAGAGCAATACCTCAACAAACCGCATAAATTATTTCTTAGACAAAATGAATATAAGTTTTACATTcaataacctttttttttaaaataaaaacatccAAAAACCTTTCAGGGAGAATTTGAAAAAAGGACAAGGGTTTCCTCATTGCTTGGATAGTTAACCACTAAATTTGTAATTGTAAGGCTGGGCATAGTTAACTACTAAATTTGTAATTGTAAGTTAAGGGGCGCAAAAAATTAAGTTCAGTGTAAAAAATGACAAGGGTTTCTGTATAACTAGGTAGAAGGCTTGGCTTGGATAGTTAACCACTAAATTTGTAATTGTAAGGCCGGGCATAGTTAACTACTAAATTTGTAATTGTAAGTTGAGGGGCGCAAAAAATTAAGTTCAGTGTAAAAAAtgacatgaaagaaaaaataaaataccttCATCCAATTGCAGCGAAATGCAATATCTCGTATCGTCTTATCCTGCAGCTCCATAGATATCTTAGCATAACAAATTAAAAGAGGATGACCAGCATATCTGCATAGTACACAAATCAATGTTCTCCAACCAGTATATAAATGAAAGGTATTTATGCATGCGTAAACATAATTACAGCTATTTGAAAATAGATTGGGAACATAGATTGGGAACAAGAGGGTTCCGGAaagaaatctaaatctaaagTCAATGTATCTATCACTGAATCCATATATGTAGATATCTATAGGGATCATATGAAGAAGATGGTATACTTTTAGATCTAATCAATTTCGATCTAAGCAATTCAATGAATTATTCCTAAGGGTTCACTTCCGAATAGTACTATAGTACTAGTGCAAGAAACCACACACATTAACCAGGTGCAAGAAACCCAgttaacaaaaccaaaaaaaaaatatctaaacACAATGACGAATTGATACTAAAATAACTCAAAATGCAGAATTACTTGATGAGTCCTTGTTCAAGAATGGACTGCTCCTCTGGCCTCCAATCTAAAGAGATGCCCGGATTGTGCCTCAAGAGGCCATTATTGTCACCGTAGTTTGTTACACCGTAGAAAGACGGGGCTTGAGCAGATGAATCTTGATGGTTCGCAGATGGGTTAGCCATGAATCACTTCATTTCAAAGTTCACAGAATCTATGAGACTGACCGTTGCCTCTCGccacaaaaaaattatggagAACCCAGATTGAGAATTCAGAGAGAAATTCGTAGGGAGGATGAAGGAGAAAATGGCTTTGCGGGTATACACAAATATAGGAGGAGCAATGGAGACCCAACGAACGAAGCTCTGCCGCTACAATGTGAACGGGTTTAGAGGAAGAGGGAGGAGCGTACGGAGGTTAAAGACAGTCTTAGGAGTTTGAAGATGAAAGCATAAGAAAGTCTTTAATTtgttgtatgggccaaaaatgGTCTTTACACCATGTATTGACAATTGGGCCTACAAGAGCTTTAGTTGAGCTCAACAAGCCCACGGCCCGAGTTCCGTTGACAACTAGGCCCAAGAGAGCCTTAATCAAGCTCAACAAGACTCACGAGAGTCTTGAGCTAAGCCCATAGGCCCCACAAGAGTCATGGTCGAGCCCAACAAACCCATGACTTTGACTGTCTACAACAAAGACCCATGAGAGCCACGCCAACAGACTCACGGCCTAAGCTCCATTAACAACTAGACGCATGAGAGCTTTAGTAGAGATCACGAGAGTCTTGAGCCAAGCCCATAGGCCCATAAGAGCCATGGTCGAGCCCAACATGCCCACGACATGGGTTGTCTACTCTCTAGAGGCACAAAGCCCACACTATCAGGAAGCTCCTTCATAGGCCCACGGCCCAATCGAAACCCAAGGTTTGCCAACTCAGACATCACGTGCCTATCATGTGACCAAGACCCTTATAAAAACATGAGATCCCAGCCTCATTAAAGGATCTCACCTTTTTGGAGGTATTttgctctccctctctctaaaagTATTTCACTTCTCTTACTATAAATTCCTACCATCGTCAACTGACTTGACCGTTGGAGCTTCCCCGATCTACACCACACCGGTGTCGAGCTTTATGGTCTACCTAGTGTCATCTTTCTAGGGATGTCGAAGGCCTCGCTCGACAAATACCCTACAAAGATCATACTATGTAGATCGTGAGCTTGACACCGATGTGGTGTAGACCGGGGAAGCTCTGACAATCAAGTCAGTTTACGATCTACCTTGTGTGATCTTTACATGGTTGTCAAAGGCCTCACTCGACAAATATTGATTGTAGATCTTCTAGAGTGATCGCCAACGTGTTCATGGTGAGAAAACCTAATTGGAAGTGGCAAATGTGTGTAGATTTCACATATTTTAACAGAACCTGCCTAAATGATAGCTACCCACTCCCCAAGATTGATTAGTTGGTATATCAACATTGGGACATGAGCTCCTCAAATTTCTTGATGCTTACTCGTGGTACCACCAAATCATGATTGAATCAAAAGATGAGAAAAGCACTTCGTTCATCACTCCAAAAGGGACATATTGTTATAAGGTAATGCCTTTCGGACTCAAGAATGCAGAAGCAACCCAGCAACGGCTTGTcagccatgttttttttttttgaaaagattaGTAAGATGGTGGAAGCTTATATGGATGACATGGCCGTTAAAAGGCAGAAGGTTGAGGATCATCTAAATGAACTTCAAAGAGTCTTCGACACACTAGAGAGGTTTCAAATAAAGCACAATCCAGATAAGTTTGCATTTGGTGTCAGCTTGGGAAAGTTGTTTGGCTTTTTAGTAATGAGAAGCGATCGAAGCCAATCATGAAAATATAGATGGCATCCTCATATGGCACGCCCAAAAAAATATCAGAGAGGTAAAATGGTTGATTGATTGAGCAACCACTGTCAGAAGATTCCTACCTCAGTTAGGAGATAAATGTAGACCCTTCTTTAATGAATTTAAGAAGACAATAGAATTTGACTTAACCGAGAAGTGCCAGAAATATTTTGAAGATCTAAAGAGCTACCTCGGACAGCCACCCCCTACTCACATGCCCAGAAGAAGAGGAATAGTTGTACCTCTACCTAGCAACCTCCAAACAAGCGGTAAGTGTTGTTCTCATCCGAGAAGTGCACAAAGAGCATAAGATTTTCTACTACATCAACAAGGTGATGTGGATGTAGAAAATCGTTATCGTTTCTTTGAGGTTGAGGCCCATACTATTGTGGTGGTAACCGACTAGCCATTAAGGAACATCTTACAGAAACCTAAAACCTTGAGTAGATTTTTTAAATAGTCAGTAGAACTAAAAGAATTTTACATTCGGTATTAGCCAAGACAAGCCATTAAAGTTCAAGGTTTGGCTAAATTCATTTTATAATGTCTACTCCCACTCGAGGAGTAAGGGACCAAGGAGTATGAACAATGACAGCTTTTCATTGATGGCTCATCCAATTAGAAAGGGAGTAGAGCTGGGATCCTCCTCCTCAGCTTGGAGGGCATATGCGTAGAGCTAGCACTCCATTTTCAATTTAAAGCCTCCAATAGTGAGGCTAAATAAGAAGTTGTGCTAGCAGTGCTACGCCAAGCCATCGAGCTGAAAATAAAGAATCTCTTTATCAATAGCGATTTTCAAATCGTTACTAAATAAATTAGAAGATAATATGAGGCGAAGGGCCTTAACATGGTGAAGTACTTTGCCAAGATCAATGAACTACTGGAGAAGATTTTTAAGTTAGAGCTAAACATGATGGCCAaggaagaaaatacaaaaagacGTACTTACTTAGTTAGCATTAGCCTGCTCAGCCTAAGAAGCAAACTCAGTTCAAATTGGGGTCCTCCCACAAGCAAGCATAGCACTAGTGCTCCAGGTTTCCGAGATTGACTCAAAGCTGACGTGGATCAACTTGATCAGGGACTACCTTACAGAGGGTAAGCTTTATGAGGACAAGAACCTAGCTCAGAGCATCCGTACAAGGATGACAAATTTTTCCCTCATACAAGGGATTTTATACTAGAGGTCCTTCACACTCTTGTACCTAAGGTGTCTCACACCCGAGGAGTCAGTCTATACACTTCAATAAGTCCATGAAGGAATTTATGGTAGCTATATGGGAGGAAGGACACTAGCTCACAAAGTGCTACACTACGGGTACTACTGTTGCATTCATTTTCTAAGTCCCATGAAACATTTATGGATATCTTAAAATATGGTAAAGAAACAATCACTCTTGAAGATATTGTAAGTGCCATGCATTCCAAAGAGCAGCAACGAAAGAGTGAGACTCGTAAATAGAGTAGTGATGGCTTAATGATTAGATGAAGGTCTAGcaagaaataataaaagaaaaaaataaaaagggagGTCTAAAtctaaaagagacaaaaatgtGAAGTTGTTCTATTGTCACGAGGAACATCACATccttagattttttttctcaagagaaaacatgaagaaaagaaacaagacAATGGGAGTGATGTAGCTATAGTCGAAGAAGTCTATGAGAGTTTGGATGTCTTGGTTGTTACAAAGACAACTCAGATAGGCAATGAATTATGGACTTGGGATGTTCATTCCATGTAACACCTAATCAAGGTTGGTTTGAGAGCTACAAAGAGATAAATGGAGGTCAAGTCTTGTTGGAAAACAATAAATCTTGTAAGGTGGTTAACATTGGCTCGATAAGGATCAAGACTCATTATGAGATTGAGAGGATTCTATTGGAAGTTAGGCATATCCCTGAACTCAAGTGGAATCCAATTTTACTTAAAATGTTTGATTTACATGAATTTTGTTACAAAAGTGAGAAGGGGACATTGAAGGTTGTGAATGGGTCACTTATTGTGATGAAGAGGTTGAAACACAAGAGtttttatg
This genomic window from Tripterygium wilfordii isolate XIE 37 chromosome 9, ASM1340144v1, whole genome shotgun sequence contains:
- the LOC120006271 gene encoding uncharacterized protein LOC120006271 isoform X1, with product MANPSANHQDSSAQAPSFYGVTNYGDNNGLLRHNPGISLDWRPEEQSILEQGLIKYAGHPLLICYAKISMELQDKTIRDIAFRCNWMKKKEISNGSKGENCLKRKSEDDKLSTWQNVPPYAPSVSLVDYDDDGDRVIGGVTGVLFERNEQAFNRIAANFSTLQIIDNLNLLCQARDNLLKITYDSRIMPGGMDQFPPLPVKVNERISNAILPRPNEGMLP
- the LOC120006271 gene encoding uncharacterized protein LOC120006271 isoform X2; this translates as MANPSANHQDSSAQAPSFYGVTNYGDNNGLLRHNPGISLDWRPEEQSILEQGLIKYAGHPLLICYAKISMELQDKTIRDIAFRCNWMKKKEISNGSKGENCLKRKSEDDKLSTWQNVPPYAPSVSLVDYDDDGDRVIGGVTGVLFERNEQAFNRIAANFSTLQIIDNLNLLCQARDNLLKITYDLNGLLLSLLKNHARRNGSVPATSSEGKRADI